The genomic region GCTTCAGCCTCCGTGAGACCAACCCTCGCAAGGTTGGGCTGAGTAAAGATGACCTGAGGGACCGCGTTCTCGTCCACTCTTTTGTGCGAACCTGTTAACGCGTTCTCTGTGGCAATTGAACCTTGCCTACCTGCTAGGGCCTCCAACATTTTACCTCCCAAGACGTCCCCTGCCGCGTATATGTGTGGGTTGTCAGTCCTCAGTTCGTCGTCCACCTTAATTCCTCCCCTCTCATTTAGGCGAACACCAGCATTCTCAAGTCCTAGGTCAACGTTGGGCTTCCTCCCCGTGGCCAGGAGTATCTCGTCAGCCTCAACTTCGCCCTTGTCCGTTATCACGATCTTTCCTGCCCCTTTCCTGACCTCCTTGACGTTCACACCTGTGACTACAGCAACTCCGTCATTTTCCATGATCCTCCTTGCCTCTACTGAGGCCTCAGGCTCCCAGTCTGGGATCAGTACGGGACTCCTCTGAAGGATTGCGACCTCAACCTTCATCCTAGAGTACATCTGTGCGAACTCGAGGGCCAGGGCCCTTCCACCTATCACTGCAAGGGAGTCAATTCTCCTGTCCGGGGACAGGGCCTCTCTGTTGGTCCAGAACCCAACCTTGTCCAGGCCAGGTATCCTTGGGATTAGGGGAGATGACCCAGTTGCAATCACGAATTTCTCGGCCTCAATTACCTGGCCATTCACCTTTACCGCGTGGGGAGAGATGAACCTGGCCTCGCCCTGAATCAGTTCCACGTCATAGTATGAGAGGAGGTCTTCATACTTCGTCTTCCTCATCTCCTGAACTAGACCATCTTTCTCCTGAAAGGAACTGAAGGGCGGATATACCTCGCTTCCCGTGACCTCCCTAGCTTTCTTGTAGATTTCTGCGATGTATAACATCCTCTTAGAAGGGACACAGCCTACGTTAACGCAAGTTCCTCCTATTTCCCCCTTCCCTATTAGAACAGGTTTAACTCCCAACTCGTTGGCCTTAATCATTGCAGCAAATCCGGCCGCCCCATACCCGATTATGGCCAGCTTATGCATTTCCCTTCACTAACAACAATGCTGGTCCTTCTGAAACGCGTCAGCGCAGTGGGAACAACAGAAGTAGTGGACCTGCCCGCCTATTCTCCTGGTGTAAAGATTTTCAGGAGTGAGGGGTTTACCACAAGTCTCGCACTTTTCACCGGTTGATGCTTCAGGGTTAATTCTAAGATTTAGCTTCATAACCTCTGGTCACCCTCATCTTTAATAAACATTTCTATATCTGAACAGTTGTTCATCTATCATTAAATACCGAGCATACTAATCCTTTCGCTTTAATCGTTGCCTCCTTAATCTATGGAAAAGTACTTGTTCCTCTTGTCCTCGGTCTCACTGTACACTATAACCTTACTAGAGGCTATAAGTTCCTGCAATTTCTCGTCTGGAGGAAGAGATTCCTGCCTCATTAGCCTAGCCGTCTTGATTAATCCCACGGGAAGGCTCACGACTATTTCCTTCATGTAATGTCCCAGTTTTCCGGCGAAATACTTCTCGGCCCTCCTCAACAATTCCATTTTCCTCTCAGGAACCTTATCGCGCACGAACTTGCTCCTTATCCACTTCCTCACGTAGAAGGTGTAATTACCGTAATATTGAAGGAACTGGACAAGTAGGGGGTTACTCTTTGTTTTCATAACTGGAAGCAGGATATCGTAGTAGTCCCAATTTAGGGTGAACAGCCTCTTCTCCTTAAGCGCCTTAACGAAAACCCTGGTCCCAGGTAGTGGAGTGTATATGCTGAACTGAACGCTATCAGCCCCAAGATCGGATAGCCTGTAGGCAAACCTTATGGTCTTCATCATTTTCTTGAAGGTATCGTAGGGTGCACCGAGTATTAGGCCTATTAGGACTACTACCCCATTCTCATGAAGAACCTTGACTGCCTTCTCCGCCAAAGACGTAACTGTTCCCTTATGAAGTTTCTTCAGGGTCTCGTCGTCCCCTGATTCCACCCCTAGGAAAGCTATTCTTAGCCCAGCATCTGAGGCCTTTTTAATCACCTCTGGGTTCTTCGCAGTAATGTCAACCCTCATTTGGGCTATGAAGTTGGTACTTAATCCCATCTCCATCATCTGGTCGAAGAGCTTCATCCTGTCCTTTATGTTGGGCTGAACCACGAAGATGTCATCCGTGAAGAACACCCAGCTGTAACCTAGTCTTTTTATCTCCGAGAGTTCCTTGAGTATCCTCTCATTGGACTTGTTTCTCCACGAGTTCCCCCAGGTAGGGGTTACGGAACAGAACTCACAGGCGTAGGGACATCCCCTACTGGTCTCCATACAGGCTACTGTCTCGTTCCTACCAAATACATCAAAGGTGTACTTTTCCCTATCCACTAGGTCGAAGGCCGGCATGGGAAGCTTATCTAAACTTTTTATGAGTGGCCTGGGCGGTGTCCTCTTAATGTTCCCTTCCTTATCCCTGTATACTATTCCCTTCACCTTACCCAAGTCATCGTTGTTCTCGAGCACGTTAACCAACTCCATCATAATCTCATCGCCCTCCCCCATCACTACAACGTCGAAGTTACTTCTCAGCATCTCCTCAGGGACGAACGTAGCGTGATGACCTCCAGCCAGGGTAATTACGTCAGGCTTCATCTCCTTTACTCCCTTGGCTATGGACGCAGACACGTTATGGGCAGCGGTGGCGTGGAGTGTTAGCCCAACAATATCTGGATTAAATCTAACGGTGTCGTTGATCACGTCTTGGATGGACATCTGATCAGCCTCCATGTCTATGATCTTGATCTCATGATTCCCCGTCGCCCTCACATCGCCAGCTAGTTGTAGCAAACCTAGGGGAACGGGGAGGAATCCAAAGGATCTGAGATATCCACTCCCAGTTGGATTACTGGGGCGTATGAAAACGACTTTCATATATTGTTTCATGATCTTATAATTAAATACTTTAGTATCTGCTATAGAATAAGCACGTGAAGCTTTGTGACGCAGATAATTGACTTGTTCAAGATCAGATCCTTAATGCTCACTCTTTGTTTGTATGATAGTGAGATAGCTCGATTAACATCCTGTTATGAATGCTAGGAAAAGCAGATCGTTTTCTTGGTCTTGATCCTACCATTCCATAGAGAGTTACGCGAATCTTCCCTTCAAGAAACAACTCTAATCCCGTTTCTAAAAAATTATTATAATTATAAATAGAAGATATAAGTGAAAGTTTTTATACTAAAATGCGATTATTTACATGATACCCTTGATCGAGAACTTTGAGTTCACGGTTAACGTTCCCAGAGAGACGGTGATGTCACGGTTTACCAATCCCTTCTTTTTCGTGGGGAGTTTAGGACACGTGGCTATCCTTGAGCTTTATGACGAATCATCCCAAAACTTCGTCATGCCGTCTCAGGCCACCTCCCCAAACTTTACCAAGTTTCACGTAGCTTACCTGTTCGGAGCTGGGAAGGCTTGGATAAAGATCGGGAACGGAGTGAAAACTAAGGAGGGATTTCTAGAGGGACCGATATACTCACCTCTGGGGATTTCCTATAGGGGCGAATTACTGGATCATGAAACGAAGTTTGAGATGGATATCTCCGTGAACAAGATGAACGCGGGAAGCTTAGTCAAGATCATGGTAAATATCACGTCCAGTTCCAATTTCTGGCTCAAAGCCTCAGGTTTCAATTTCTCTGAGTTCATGGAACATATGATAAAGGGGCACGTGGTTCCCATTATGAGCGGATATCCTGTGTCCAAGAGCATGTGCTAGATCGTCTCAACCCCAAACCTAGTACACAGGTTGATCACGTCAGAATCATAACTTAGGACTGGGAGTTTCAGTCTCTTGGCAACAGCGACGAGAAGATGATCATTTATCTCCCTCATGTTGAGGTGAAGGCCTAGAGCTATCTTGAAGTCTCTTCTTGTTACCCTTGCAATCACCGAGTTCCTGAGTATCTCCTCTACCTTCCCCTTCACTATTTCCTGGTCCATCTTAAGTTTCACCGAGGTAACCAGGATAAATTCCACGAGAATGTTTGGGAGGAGCACCACTGCGTCCAACTTGTTCAACCTCTCCCTGGCATCCATGTGAA from Metallosphaera sedula DSM 5348 harbors:
- the merA gene encoding mercury(II) reductase — protein: MHKLAIIGYGAAGFAAMIKANELGVKPVLIGKGEIGGTCVNVGCVPSKRMLYIAEIYKKAREVTGSEVYPPFSSFQEKDGLVQEMRKTKYEDLLSYYDVELIQGEARFISPHAVKVNGQVIEAEKFVIATGSSPLIPRIPGLDKVGFWTNREALSPDRRIDSLAVIGGRALALEFAQMYSRMKVEVAILQRSPVLIPDWEPEASVEARRIMENDGVAVVTGVNVKEVRKGAGKIVITDKGEVEADEILLATGRKPNVDLGLENAGVRLNERGGIKVDDELRTDNPHIYAAGDVLGGKMLEALAGRQGSIATENALTGSHKRVDENAVPQVIFTQPNLARVGLTEAEARAKEGEVEARVLPMSSVAKAEIINSRLGFVKMVTMNGRIVGVHAVGENVAEMIGEAALAIRFGATVHDLIDTVHMFPTIAESLRLVALAFRSDVSRLSCCV
- a CDS encoding TRASH domain-containing protein gives rise to the protein MKLNLRINPEASTGEKCETCGKPLTPENLYTRRIGGQVHYFCCSHCADAFQKDQHCC
- a CDS encoding B12-binding domain-containing radical SAM protein (Presence of a B(12) (cobalamin)-binding domain implies dependence on cobalamin itself, in one of its several forms, or in some unusual lineages, dependence on a cobalamin-like analog.); this encodes MKVVFIRPSNPTGSGYLRSFGFLPVPLGLLQLAGDVRATGNHEIKIIDMEADQMSIQDVINDTVRFNPDIVGLTLHATAAHNVSASIAKGVKEMKPDVITLAGGHHATFVPEEMLRSNFDVVVMGEGDEIMMELVNVLENNDDLGKVKGIVYRDKEGNIKRTPPRPLIKSLDKLPMPAFDLVDREKYTFDVFGRNETVACMETSRGCPYACEFCSVTPTWGNSWRNKSNERILKELSEIKRLGYSWVFFTDDIFVVQPNIKDRMKLFDQMMEMGLSTNFIAQMRVDITAKNPEVIKKASDAGLRIAFLGVESGDDETLKKLHKGTVTSLAEKAVKVLHENGVVVLIGLILGAPYDTFKKMMKTIRFAYRLSDLGADSVQFSIYTPLPGTRVFVKALKEKRLFTLNWDYYDILLPVMKTKSNPLLVQFLQYYGNYTFYVRKWIRSKFVRDKVPERKMELLRRAEKYFAGKLGHYMKEIVVSLPVGLIKTARLMRQESLPPDEKLQELIASSKVIVYSETEDKRNKYFSID
- a CDS encoding PIN domain-containing protein is translated as MQRTHIAVVDTNVLVYDLVENSPFHMDARERLNKLDAVVLLPNILVEFILVTSVKLKMDQEIVKGKVEEILRNSVIARVTRRDFKIALGLHLNMREINDHLLVAVAKRLKLPVLSYDSDVINLCTRFGVETI